The proteins below are encoded in one region of Tomitella fengzijianii:
- a CDS encoding AI-2E family transporter, producing MSQHTPARTRGEVIGRGGRWLAEWSLRIILIFGALWLIDYLLGKIWVVVLPVLIATIMATVLWPISGWMQRHKVPPAVAALTTMVGGVVVLAGVIAGIVPSVMDQIGPLADRTVEGVTKVQEWLTGSPFNVRPEQMNEAVHAITSKVQSSAATIAQGVFSGVSTAGSVVVTLLLIVVLVFFFIKDGPKFLPWMHRSTGGPASHHVEEVLQRMWSTLGGFIRTQAVVAFIDALFIGVGLVIIGVPLAGVLAVITFFGGFIPIVGAFVAGALAVLVALVANGWTTALIVLALIVAVQQLEGNVLSPMLQSRSMDLHPVVVLLAVTAGGSLWGIVGAFLAVPVAAVVAVFVRYISEHVDAQVTPIPAGSGVSLPDASGTGDAGNPAAELPSGESDVAEPSDAGSPLTRWFRRRRR from the coding sequence ATGTCCCAGCACACCCCTGCACGCACGCGCGGCGAGGTGATCGGACGAGGCGGCCGTTGGCTCGCCGAGTGGAGCCTGCGCATCATCCTCATCTTCGGGGCGCTGTGGCTGATCGACTACCTGCTCGGCAAGATCTGGGTGGTCGTACTCCCGGTGCTCATCGCAACCATCATGGCCACAGTGCTGTGGCCGATCAGCGGATGGATGCAGCGGCACAAGGTTCCTCCCGCAGTGGCCGCGTTGACGACGATGGTGGGCGGTGTGGTCGTGCTGGCCGGCGTGATCGCCGGAATCGTGCCGTCGGTCATGGACCAGATCGGCCCCCTCGCCGACAGGACCGTCGAAGGCGTCACCAAGGTTCAGGAATGGTTGACGGGTTCACCGTTCAACGTCCGCCCCGAGCAGATGAACGAGGCGGTCCACGCCATCACCAGCAAGGTGCAGTCCAGTGCGGCGACGATCGCACAGGGCGTGTTCTCCGGTGTCAGCACCGCAGGCTCTGTGGTGGTGACGTTGCTGTTGATCGTGGTGCTGGTGTTCTTCTTCATCAAGGACGGGCCCAAGTTCCTTCCCTGGATGCACCGGTCCACCGGCGGCCCCGCCTCGCATCATGTGGAAGAAGTGCTCCAGCGGATGTGGTCGACGCTGGGCGGGTTCATCCGTACCCAGGCCGTGGTCGCGTTCATCGACGCGCTGTTCATCGGGGTCGGGCTGGTGATCATCGGAGTGCCGTTGGCCGGCGTGCTCGCGGTGATCACGTTCTTCGGCGGTTTCATTCCGATCGTCGGCGCCTTCGTCGCGGGCGCACTGGCTGTGCTGGTGGCATTGGTGGCCAACGGCTGGACCACCGCGCTGATCGTGCTGGCGCTCATCGTCGCCGTGCAGCAGCTCGAGGGCAACGTGCTCAGCCCCATGCTGCAGAGCAGGTCTATGGATCTGCACCCGGTGGTAGTGCTGCTGGCGGTGACCGCCGGCGGCAGCCTCTGGGGGATCGTGGGCGCCTTCCTCGCGGTGCCCGTCGCCGCCGTCGTGGCAGTATTCGTCCGGTACATAAGCGAGCATGTCGACGCACAGGTGACGCCGATTCCGGCCGGGAGCGGCGTGAGCCTCCCGGATGCGTCCGGGACGGGAGACGCCGGGAATCCTGCCGCCGAGCTCCCCTCCGGCGAATCCGATGTCGCAGAGCCGTCGGATGCCGGTTCACCGCTCACACGCTGGTTCCGCCGCCGGCGCCGCTGA
- a CDS encoding CBS domain-containing protein has protein sequence MSSVVSAAPVALTTRDTWGEAGQALRSAGVRSAPVADSDGRFVGVLSADRGAGIAEGSAIGSAIDRAAAAVRIDDSLDDALAVLPPGGEADRRWVAVVDGDRVLCGVVTVHGIVRGYQAALHMDATRFHGVSRNADVVDVPIAAGSTMVGAGVAGPAVPDEVIVLSVLRGGAILQGTDGVVFQEEDVVTALGPPRRLAEFRDRAFGADEVRTATT, from the coding sequence GTGAGCAGCGTCGTATCCGCCGCGCCTGTCGCGTTGACGACGCGCGATACCTGGGGCGAGGCAGGACAGGCGCTGCGGTCGGCCGGCGTTCGCAGTGCGCCTGTCGCCGACTCCGACGGACGGTTCGTCGGCGTGCTCAGCGCCGACCGGGGAGCCGGCATCGCGGAAGGCTCCGCCATCGGGTCTGCCATCGACCGCGCCGCTGCGGCCGTGCGGATAGACGACAGTCTCGACGACGCGCTCGCCGTGCTGCCGCCGGGGGGCGAAGCGGATCGGCGGTGGGTGGCGGTGGTGGACGGCGACCGGGTGCTATGCGGAGTCGTCACCGTGCACGGCATCGTGCGCGGCTACCAGGCTGCGCTGCACATGGACGCCACGCGCTTTCATGGCGTCTCCAGGAACGCCGATGTGGTGGACGTCCCGATAGCCGCGGGCTCGACGATGGTGGGAGCCGGTGTGGCCGGTCCGGCCGTACCGGACGAGGTGATCGTGCTGTCCGTCCTGCGTGGCGGGGCGATCCTTCAGGGCACGGACGGGGTCGTCTTCCAGGAGGAGGACGTAGTGACCGCGCTCGGGCCTCCGCGCAGGCTGGCCGAGTTCCGTGACCGTGCCTTCGGCGCCGACGAGGTGCGAACGGCCACAACGTAG